One genomic region from Amycolatopsis sp. FBCC-B4732 encodes:
- a CDS encoding alpha/beta hydrolase, whose protein sequence is MRLPVKLTSALFACGVLLASLTAAMPAEAAAISCTDTDLPVTGPGLPPLVPGAPATVHGRLCLPAGEAPDTVQLLVHGGTYNSAYWDLPYEPQRYSYQRDMATHGYATFAADQLGAGRSSHPLSLPLSVWAAAESMHEVVGHLRAGRVGGVPFAKVVIVGHSVGSGVVAVEASTYHDVDGVVLTGITHLPALPVLALGAALGLQPALLDGQLGKLGSDPLYFTTRPGARAGLFYAGGDADPAVIAADEATKDQVSVPGMGTVALFGIVLPATKGITAPVLQVVGEKDVLFCGLLALRDCTRSDVLRAQEAPYYADPSKLSMYVLPGAGHSVALHENAADYRDATRTWLQSALGIAPQGYHSIG, encoded by the coding sequence GTGAGACTGCCGGTCAAGCTGACGTCCGCGTTGTTCGCCTGCGGGGTGCTGCTCGCCTCGCTGACCGCCGCGATGCCCGCCGAGGCCGCCGCCATCTCGTGCACTGACACGGATCTCCCCGTCACCGGACCGGGGCTGCCGCCGCTGGTGCCGGGCGCGCCCGCGACCGTGCACGGCCGGCTGTGCCTGCCCGCCGGCGAGGCGCCCGACACCGTCCAGCTGCTGGTGCACGGCGGGACGTACAACAGCGCGTACTGGGACCTGCCCTACGAACCGCAGCGCTACTCCTACCAGCGCGACATGGCCACCCACGGCTACGCGACGTTCGCCGCGGACCAGCTCGGCGCGGGCCGCAGCAGCCACCCGCTGAGCCTGCCGCTGTCGGTCTGGGCCGCCGCCGAGTCGATGCACGAGGTCGTCGGCCACCTGCGCGCCGGGCGCGTCGGCGGGGTCCCGTTCGCGAAGGTGGTCATCGTCGGGCACTCGGTCGGCTCCGGCGTGGTCGCGGTGGAGGCGTCGACCTACCACGACGTCGACGGCGTGGTCCTGACCGGCATCACGCACCTGCCGGCGCTGCCGGTGCTCGCGCTCGGCGCCGCGCTGGGCCTGCAGCCGGCCCTGCTCGACGGGCAGCTGGGCAAGCTCGGCAGCGATCCGCTGTACTTCACGACGAGGCCGGGCGCCCGGGCCGGGCTGTTCTACGCCGGTGGCGACGCCGATCCCGCCGTGATCGCGGCGGACGAGGCGACCAAGGACCAGGTTTCGGTGCCCGGGATGGGCACGGTGGCGCTGTTCGGGATCGTGCTGCCGGCGACGAAGGGAATTACCGCACCGGTTTTGCAGGTGGTGGGGGAAAAGGACGTTCTTTTCTGCGGCCTGCTCGCGCTGCGTGACTGCACCCGTTCCGATGTGTTGCGGGCGCAGGAGGCGCCGTATTACGCCGACCCGTCGAAGCTGTCGATGTACGTCCTGCCGGGCGCGGGTCATTCCGTTGCGTTGCACGAAAACGCCGCCGATTACCGCGACGCCACCCGTACGTGGTTGCAATCCGCCCTGGGGATCGCTCCGCAGGGTTATCACTCGATTGGATGA
- a CDS encoding cytochrome P450 codes for MTNVPGRWPVLGHTVPLLRDPLKLFTSLPAHGEVVKLHLGPLPVHVVTTPELAWQVLATDADKFDKGLVFDKMRPLFGDGLATSNGELNRRQRRLVMPAFGRTRLAGYAENTMTKLADELAKSWQPGEVVEFDRRMQELVLTIAGQTLFSTALGSEALAEIQRSIPVMLKYVLVRAFSPKFVERLPIPPNRRFDAAAARLRDVIGETVVAAREQGADHGDLLSMLLLARDEDTGEGMSDRQVHDEVITILTTGAETTAVALAWFFHELGQHPEVERRFHAEVDEVLGGRPARFEDLPDLVYTHRIVNEIVRRTPPLILMRRAREDVVLGGVRIPAGTEVAVSQHTLHRDPRWFPDPDRFDPDRWTPGHTAELPKGAYIPFGAGARLCPGHVFAPTEIGIVAATIGARWRLVPVPGKKVYAQLKATMQPNRLPMTVVPRT; via the coding sequence ATGACGAACGTCCCCGGTCGCTGGCCCGTGCTCGGGCACACCGTGCCCCTGCTGCGCGACCCGCTGAAACTCTTCACTTCCTTGCCCGCGCACGGAGAAGTCGTCAAACTCCACCTCGGCCCGCTGCCGGTGCACGTGGTGACGACGCCGGAGCTGGCCTGGCAGGTGCTCGCCACCGACGCCGACAAGTTCGACAAGGGCCTGGTCTTCGACAAGATGCGCCCGCTCTTCGGCGACGGGCTGGCCACCTCCAACGGCGAGCTGAACCGCCGTCAGCGCCGCCTGGTGATGCCCGCGTTCGGCCGCACCCGGCTCGCGGGCTACGCCGAGAACACGATGACGAAACTGGCCGACGAGCTGGCGAAGTCCTGGCAGCCCGGCGAAGTCGTCGAGTTCGACCGGCGGATGCAGGAGCTCGTGCTCACCATCGCGGGGCAGACGTTGTTCTCCACCGCGCTCGGCTCCGAAGCGCTGGCGGAGATCCAGCGGTCGATCCCGGTCATGCTGAAGTACGTGCTGGTCCGGGCGTTCTCGCCGAAGTTCGTGGAACGCCTGCCCATCCCGCCCAACCGCAGGTTCGACGCCGCCGCCGCGCGCCTGCGGGACGTCATCGGCGAAACCGTCGTCGCGGCCCGTGAACAGGGCGCCGACCACGGCGACCTGCTCTCGATGCTGCTGCTGGCCCGCGACGAGGACACCGGCGAGGGCATGTCCGACCGCCAGGTGCACGACGAGGTCATCACGATCCTCACCACCGGCGCGGAGACCACCGCCGTCGCGCTCGCCTGGTTCTTCCACGAGCTCGGGCAGCACCCGGAAGTCGAACGGCGCTTCCACGCGGAGGTCGACGAAGTCCTCGGCGGGCGGCCCGCGCGTTTCGAAGACCTGCCGGATCTCGTTTACACGCACCGGATCGTGAACGAGATCGTCCGCCGCACCCCACCGCTGATCCTCATGCGCCGCGCCCGCGAGGACGTCGTGCTCGGCGGCGTCCGGATCCCGGCGGGCACCGAGGTCGCGGTCAGCCAGCACACGCTGCACCGGGACCCGCGCTGGTTCCCGGACCCGGACCGGTTCGACCCGGACCGGTGGACCCCGGGCCACACCGCGGAACTGCCCAAGGGCGCGTACATCCCGTTCGGCGCGGGCGCGCGGCTGTGCCCGGGGCACGTCTTCGCGCCGACGGAGATCGGCATCGTCGCCGCGACGATCGGAGCGCGCTGGCGTCTGGTCCCGGTGCCGGGAAAGAAGGTGTACGCGCAGCTCAAGGCGACGATGCAGCCGAACCGCCTGCCGATGACCGTGGTGCCGCGGACCTGA
- a CDS encoding SAM-dependent methyltransferase, translating to MTGESSWVPPEIDTSVPNPARVYDFWLDGDHNFAADRALGEQILKIMPGVRDAARLNRAFLRRAARYLVGQGVRQFLDIGSGIPTAGNLHEIVQQADPSCRVVYVDRESVAVAHSELLLQGNDNCLVLQADLRDVNDVFDGAGKLLDLDEPVAVFMLLLLHFVPDSWDPASIVARYRDRLAPGSFLAVTHVAADSESQRLDEAVEVYKSNQNQQNQPVPRTHDEVLAFFDGFEVVEPGVVGCAMWKPEGAGDMSDDPAINALPYAGLGRKP from the coding sequence GTGACCGGGGAATCGAGCTGGGTACCGCCGGAGATCGACACCTCGGTGCCGAACCCGGCGCGGGTGTACGACTTCTGGCTCGACGGCGACCACAACTTCGCCGCGGACCGCGCGCTCGGCGAGCAGATCCTCAAGATCATGCCGGGCGTCCGCGACGCGGCCCGCCTCAACCGGGCCTTCCTCCGCCGCGCGGCCCGCTACCTCGTCGGTCAGGGCGTCCGGCAGTTCCTCGACATCGGCTCCGGCATCCCGACGGCGGGCAACCTGCACGAGATCGTCCAGCAGGCCGACCCGTCGTGCCGGGTGGTGTACGTCGACCGCGAGTCGGTCGCGGTCGCGCACAGCGAACTGCTCCTGCAGGGCAACGACAACTGCCTGGTCCTGCAGGCCGACCTGCGCGACGTCAACGACGTCTTCGACGGCGCGGGCAAGCTCCTCGACCTGGACGAGCCGGTCGCCGTGTTCATGTTGCTGCTGCTGCACTTCGTCCCGGACTCCTGGGACCCGGCGAGCATCGTGGCCCGCTACCGCGACCGCCTCGCACCGGGCAGCTTCCTGGCGGTCACGCACGTCGCGGCCGACTCGGAGTCGCAGCGCCTCGACGAGGCGGTCGAGGTGTACAAGAGCAACCAGAACCAGCAGAACCAGCCGGTCCCCCGCACCCACGACGAGGTCCTCGCCTTCTTCGACGGCTTCGAGGTGGTGGAACCCGGCGTGGTCGGCTGCGCGATGTGGAAGCCCGAAGGCGCCGGCGACATGTCGGACGACCCGGCGATCAACGCGCTGCCCTACGCCGGGCTGGGCCGGAAACCCTAG